Proteins from a genomic interval of Nematostella vectensis chromosome 5, jaNemVect1.1, whole genome shotgun sequence:
- the LOC116601377 gene encoding uncharacterized protein LOC116601377 isoform X2, with protein MIGEIHNNNKSSTDSNAPVKKKKSSKNTPPATTVTGTVESCDQIAETLEDISIVAINERSTQRAGCELNQSEQIVQSASRDLSTSSLKGVTRDKPAHAQRKYFCHYFTFLFHIYIKNYYPQQRKYFCHYFTFLFHIYIKNYYPHLQGRIAVKRTVQYRLQNQMSSIQVLLEGFRSINFFSISDAQKEQNKGHFAQILRVFPREMSLVS; from the exons ATGATTGGtgaaattcataataacaataaatccTCAACAGATAGTAATGCTCCAGTTAAGAAGAAAAAGTCATCAAAAAACACACCCCCTGCGACAACTGTGACTGGAACTGTGGAAAGTTGCGACCAAATTGCTGAGACACTTGAG GACATCTCGATTGTTGCTATCAACGAGAGATCAACACAAAGAGCGG GGTGCGAGCTGAATCAGTCAGAACAAATAGTCCAG TCGGCCTCCCGCGATTTATCAACATCGTCACTCAAG GGAGTCACAAGAGACAAGCCAGCACATGCGCAGCGTAAGtatttttgtcattatttCACTTTTCTATTTCATATTTATATCAAAAATTATTATCCCCAGCAGCGTAAGtatttttgtcattatttCACTTTTCTATTTCATATTTATATCAAAAATTATTATCCCCATTTGCAGGGTAGAATTGCTGTAAAAAGAACAGTTCAGTATAGACTCCAAAATCAGATGTCTTCTATTCAGGTTCTACTTGAGGGTTTCCgctctattaattttttttctatttcagaTGCGCAGAAAGAACAAAACAAAGGCCACTTTGCCCAAATCCTACGTGTGTTTCCACGAGAGATGAGCTTAGTGAGCTGA
- the LOC5517617 gene encoding uncharacterized protein LOC5517617 isoform X3 — translation MWQSKDEQLVLEQFQKDLKEALQASKAESINKRVESQATSSKPKKKEKPVSMSLDEFVSGSVPSGHEKTNFHTNGNIVHEISALDTFLDDFNEPEEKPEKIKSRKKTKSKSDDKMNSKSEIKAKTTWMAERIGKNKDGTVSIITQLLRHPRSPGQPEQEASLQDSHPNENDNLLDLETEDKIDDTLPGTSSLTTEDIIAEYPDDVLSESEDNFVADCIACETTCNSDTVHTTRNFENRAEMYEYLDNEDWEKLADVVFDSETEINNEHGSKDENEEQEDFIELDDSSIESDGADLDLMTAQEQDPPIYSGSLLTVTMHLAAIMTFAMAGALLLPRFPIC, via the exons ATGTGGCAAAGCAAAGACGAACAG CTAGTGCTTGAGCAGTTTCAGAAGGACTTAAAG GAAGCTCTCCAAGCAAGCAAGGCTGAGAGTATAAACAAACGGGTTGAGTCCCAGGCTACTTCTAGTAaaccaaagaaaaaagaaaagcctGTGTCAATGTCACTGGATGAGTTTGTTAGTGGAAGTGTACCCAGCGGCCATGAGAAAACCAACTTCCACACAAATGGGAACATAG TTCATGAGATATCTGCATTAGATACCTTTTTG GATGATTTCAATGAGCCAGAAGAAAAGCcagagaaaataaaatcaaggaaaaagacaaaaagcaAATCAGATGATAAGATGAACTCTAAGTCAGAGATTAAG GCAAAAACAACATGGATGGCCgaaagaatcggaaaaaacaAGGACGGTACTGTCAGTATTATAACACAATTACTTCGCCATCCAAGATCCCCAGGACAACCCGAACAAGAAGCAAGTTTGCAAGATTCTCATCCTAACGAAAATGATAACTTATTGGATTTAGAAACAGAAGATAAGATAGACGATACTCTCCCGGGAACTTCTAGTTTAACAACGGAGGATATAATAGCCGAATACCCTGATGACGTCCTATCCGAAAGCGAAGATAATTTTGTAGCTGATTGTATTGCATGCGAGACCACTTGTAATTCCGACACTGTTCACACTACCAGAAATTTTGAAAACCGAGCGGAGATGTATGAATATTTGGATAACGAAGACTGGGAGAAACTTGCAGACGTCGTTTTTGACTCGGAAACTGAAATTAACAATGAACATGGAAGTAAAGACGAGAACGAAGAACAAGAAGACTTTATTGAACTGGATGACTCTTCAATTGAAAGTGACGGGGCCGATTTAGACCTGATGACTGCACAAGAGCAGGATCCGCCAATTTATTCTGGTAGTTTGCTAACAGTGACCATGCATCTAGCAGCTATAATGACATTTGCGATGGCAGGAGCCTTACTGCTTCCGCGATTTCCCATCTGTTGA
- the LOC116601377 gene encoding uncharacterized protein LOC116601377 isoform X3, whose translation MIGEIHNNNKSSTDSNAPVKKKKSSKNTPPATTVTGTVESCDQIAETLEDISIVAINERSTQRAGCELNQSEQIVQLVELVAGSGVFLSRTALALYKTAHTKSSLATRLLKAFFSEERREGKISEQGEVGNLLNQQIITTIKAYASRQNLPDGCKKGITSAMNLSIKNLRRAARKSACEDDLPSLPSLPDDDDDDDYDADESA comes from the exons ATGATTGGtgaaattcataataacaataaatccTCAACAGATAGTAATGCTCCAGTTAAGAAGAAAAAGTCATCAAAAAACACACCCCCTGCGACAACTGTGACTGGAACTGTGGAAAGTTGCGACCAAATTGCTGAGACACTTGAG GACATCTCGATTGTTGCTATCAACGAGAGATCAACACAAAGAGCGG GGTGCGAGCTGAATCAGTCAGAACAAATAGTCCAG TTAGTTGAATTAGTTGCGGGCAGTGGTGTCTTCCTTTCGAGGACAGCACTTGCATTGTACAAAACCGCACACACCAAGTCCTCGCTGGCTACACGCCTTTTAAAGGCGTTTTTTTCAGAAGAAAGGCGCGAGGGAAAAATCTCTGAGCAGGGGGAGGTGGGAAATTTGCTTAACCAGCAAATTATAACCACTATTAAAG CATATGCGTCGAGGCAGAACCTCCCAGACGGGTGTAAAAAAGGCATCACAAGTGCCATGAACCTAAGTATAAAAAACTTGAGGAGAGCAGCACGGAAGTCAGCTTGTGAAGATGATCTGCCAAGTCTGCCTAGTCTtcctgatgatgatgatgatgatgactacgATGCAGATGAATCTGCttga
- the LOC116601377 gene encoding uncharacterized protein LOC116601377 isoform X1, which produces MIGEIHNNNKSSTDSNAPVKKKKSSKNTPPATTVTGTVESCDQIAETLEDISIVAINERSTQRAGCELNQSEQIVQKSASRDLSTSSLKGVTRDKPAHAQRKYFCHYFTFLFHIYIKNYYPQQRKYFCHYFTFLFHIYIKNYYPHLQGRIAVKRTVQYRLQNQMSSIQVLLEGFRSINFFSISDAQKEQNKGHFAQILRVFPREMSLVS; this is translated from the exons ATGATTGGtgaaattcataataacaataaatccTCAACAGATAGTAATGCTCCAGTTAAGAAGAAAAAGTCATCAAAAAACACACCCCCTGCGACAACTGTGACTGGAACTGTGGAAAGTTGCGACCAAATTGCTGAGACACTTGAG GACATCTCGATTGTTGCTATCAACGAGAGATCAACACAAAGAGCGG GGTGCGAGCTGAATCAGTCAGAACAAATAGTCCAG AAGTCGGCCTCCCGCGATTTATCAACATCGTCACTCAAG GGAGTCACAAGAGACAAGCCAGCACATGCGCAGCGTAAGtatttttgtcattatttCACTTTTCTATTTCATATTTATATCAAAAATTATTATCCCCAGCAGCGTAAGtatttttgtcattatttCACTTTTCTATTTCATATTTATATCAAAAATTATTATCCCCATTTGCAGGGTAGAATTGCTGTAAAAAGAACAGTTCAGTATAGACTCCAAAATCAGATGTCTTCTATTCAGGTTCTACTTGAGGGTTTCCgctctattaattttttttctatttcagaTGCGCAGAAAGAACAAAACAAAGGCCACTTTGCCCAAATCCTACGTGTGTTTCCACGAGAGATGAGCTTAGTGAGCTGA